A segment of the Pseudomonas versuta genome:
GGTTTCCGGCAGTGGTCACGGCAGGGATTGCCCTGGTGCTCACCGCATGGGCGGCCTATGCACTGTCCGGTGCCGGGGTGATCGAACCGTTGCCCCTGCTGCGCCCTGCATTGTGTGCGATCACCCTGGTTTACCTGCTGCGCGGCCTGCTGGGGCCTTTCGTACTGGCCGGTACCGGGCGCAGTACCCGCTTCATCATGATCAGCTCGGCGATCTGTCTGGTGTATGGGCTGGTGCATCTGTTCGGGTTGGTGCAAGTGTGGAGCTCACTCGCGTCACCTGGCTGACCGCCAGTCTCAGTTGCGGGTGCCCGGCAAACTGCACTCGATCATCGTGCACCAGATGGCGTATCGTTCGGCAAACATTCCAGCACCCGCCAGGGGCTGGAGCAGAAATACACCGTCAGCCATTTAGTTGAAGCGTTGACGGGTCGCCGAGCAGGAAACCCCATGCAACTTGAATGGCTTGAAGACTTTATCGAGCTGGCACGCACCCGCAGTCTGTCCCGTGCTGCCGAGAATCGTTGCGTCACCCACCCGGCGTTCGGCCGGCGCATCCGGGCACTGGAAGAGTGGGTCGGCTCGGCGCTGATCGAGCGCAAGCAACCGCTGTCGCTTACGCCTTGCGGTGTATTGTTTCTTGATGCCGCCACGCAGTCGCTGGCATTGCTGACTGCGGTCAGGGCGCAATTCCAGGGCACCACCCTGAGCCGCGACGAACCGGTGCGGATCGCTACAGGCCGTACTCTGGCCTGTGATTTTTTCCCCGACTGGTACCAGTCGCTGAACCGCCAACTGGGCAGTTTTCCGGTGTCACTGGTTACCAGCGGCGCCCAGGAAGCAATCAGCAAACTGTCCGCCGGCGAGGTCGACTTGCTGCTGAGTTTTTCCAGCCCCTTGACCCAGACGCTGATGGACCCGCAGCGTTTCGACTCGCGAGTGCTGGCCAGTGAAGAGTTGTTGCCGGTCAGTGCACCCGACGCCCATGGGCAACCGCGACAGCAAATAGCCGTCGACAGCAGTGCCCTGACCATCCCCTGGCTGGCGTTTTCGCCGACCCTGGCCCTGCGCGGGGTGCTGGCCCAGCACCTGGAGCAACTGCCTCAGCGTCTGGCCCTGCGCATGGTTTATCAGGCTGATTCCTATGACGCCATTCTGGAAATGGCCAAGCGTGGCATAGGCCTCGCGTGGCTGCCGCGCATGGTGGTCAAAGGGGCACTGGAGTCCGGCGATTTGCTGATTGCGGGCAGCGCCGAGTTCCGCGTCAGCTTCGACGTTTCGCTGCATCGCTTGCGCGCCAACCAGAGCGAACTGGTAATGAAAATCTGGAACAGTCTTTGACCGCTCCTGTACCGCAACAGCCATAAGATCCCAACCCTTCAGGCCTGAAAACGCCCTGCGGCAGCGGCTTTACAGGCCCTGTGCCCAAACAGCTCAAACCTGTGCCCAAACAGCAATTGCCGTTGCCGGGTACTTGCTGCAACTTCACCGGGCTTCACTCATAAAAAATAATGCCTTCGATCTTGCCTGGCCGCACTGCGGCCCGGTGAATCCGGATGCCAACTGTGAAATAGACCTGGTGCTCACCCATGACAGTTCAATCATCCGCCGTACCCTCGGTACGTGCTGCGACCAAGCGAGGCCCATGGAAGGAAATCGTCGCTGCCAGCGTCGGCAACGCGCTGGAATTCTACGACTTACTGATCTACGGCTATTTTGCGGTGGTCATCAGCAAGCAGTTTTTCCCCTCCGATAACGAAACCACTTCATTACTGCTGGCCGTGGGCTCGTTCGGCATTTCCTTTTTGATGCGCCCGCTGGGCGCCATCGTCCTCGGTTCATATGCCGACAGGGCCGGGCGCAAGGCATCGTTAACGATGTCGATCCTGCTCATGTTGCTCGGCACCGCGATCATTACCTTCGCTCCGACCTATGAGCAGATCGGCCTGCTGGCACCGCTGTTGATCATCGTTGCGCGCATGCTCCAGGGCTTTTCCACAGGCGGGGAATTTGGTGCAGCGACGGCGTTTATGGTCGAACACGCCGATGCCAAACGCCGGGGCTTCTTTGCCAGCTGGCAATTATCGACCCAGGGCCTGGCGACGGTTTTGGCAGCGGGCGTGAGCGCGCTCCTCAGCTATGTGCTGTCGGATGTGCAATTGAACACCTGGGGCTGGCGGGTGGCATTCGGCATCGGCCTGCTGATCGGCCCCGTGGGTTTTTACATCCGCACGCAAATCGATGAAACCCCGGACTTCAAGAAAACCGTGGCCAATATCGCGGTCAAGACTCCGTTGCGCGATGTGCTGATCAAAGGCCATGTCAGCCTGTTGCTGGCCATCGGCGTCGTTGCCGGGGCCACTGCATTCAACTACGTACACAAGCTGTACATGCCGATCTATGCCCTGAAACAGTTGCACATCGCAGCTACTTCCTCGTACCTCGGGGCCTTGATGACCGGCATCACGCTGATGATCATGGCGCCGGTGTTCGGCGGACTTTCCGATCAGTACGGTCGATTCCGGGTACTGACCATCGCCCTGTTGATAACCGGGTTTTCGTCCTACCCGATGTTCGTGCTGCTCAACACCTTCCCTAGCCTCTCAACCCTGTTAATGGTGCAAGCGATTGTCGGCGTGTTGATCGCAGCCTGCCTGGGGCCCATCCCGGCAATGCTCGCCGACATCTTCCCGACCAGCATTCGCGGGACAGGACTGGCGCTGAGCTACAACTTTTCAGTCACCCTGTTTGGCGGGTTCGCCCCGTTGATCGTGACCTGGATGATCGATGCTACCGGCAACAAACTGGCCCCCAGTTTTTATGTGATGGCGACCGTTCTGGTCAGCGTACTGGCAATCATCTGCCTGGGACGACGCATGCGCGGCATCAGCCCTGCAGCCAGTTAAACAGCAGCAAACCCATCTTGCCTGTCGCACCCTGAACCCGGTGCGGCACACGCAAAAGCTGATCTGACGGAGACACAAATGAAGACCCTTGAACAAGTTCGCGCAGCGCTCACACCCTACCCCGTTGAAGTCGAATTTCCCGATATCGAACCCTGGAAAACCGGTAACTGCGGGATCGACTACGTCCACAGCTTCGACAGTGGCCAGCCCGGGCCCCATGTGCTGATCATGGCACTGACCCATGGCAACGAAGTCAGCGGAGCGATCGCGGTAGACACCTTGCTGCGCAGCGGTGTGCGCCCGCGTCAGGGACGACTGTCGCTGGCATTCGGTAATGTAGAGGCCTATCACCGCTTCAATCCACAGGACATCGACGCGACTCGCTTTGTGGACGAGGACATGAACCGTGTCTGGCTACCAGCGGCGCTGGACGGAGAGCGCGACTCGGTAGAATTACGCCGCGCCCGTGAATTACGGCCGCTGATCGACAGCGTCGATTTACTGCTCGATATTCACTCGATGCACGAAGAGTCCGCACCGCTGATGATGTGTGGTGCTTGCAGCAAAGGTCTGGAGTTCGCCCGGTCGCTGGGCGTACCTGCAACCGTCGTCGCCGACGCCGGCCACGCCAACGGACGACGCATGCGTGACTACGGCGGATTTGGCGATGCCGCCAGCCACAAAAACGCCCTGCTGATCGAGACCGGCCAGCACTTTTCAAAGAAGAGCGAACACGTGGCCCTCGATGTGGCAGCACGTTTCCTGATCGCCACCAAAGCCGTCGCCGAAGCCGACGTGCAAGGGTTTCTAAGCCAGCAACAGCCCGTCACCCAACAGTTTCTGCAGGTCACCGAGCCGGTGATCGCCAGCAGCATGGACTTCAGTTTCAGCGAAGACTTCCGAGGCCTCGAACGAATCGCCCGGGCAGGTACGGTGATCGCACGGGATGGCCAGCGCGAGATCGTCACCCCGTATGACAATTGCGTGCTGATCCAGCCGTCACTGCGCCATCTGGGCCAAGGGGTTACGGTGGTGAGACTGGCGCGAGTGCTGGCTATTTAACCGGGCTGCATGCCGCCTGCACAGGAAGCACAAACCAGGGTAACCGGGTCGGCCTTCACAACGGGCCATCCGGATACCCGCACAAGCCCCACAAAATGAGCATGGCCGGCACGGCACCATGCCTGGCTATGACCTCCCCCGCCTGCACCTGACCCGAGTTGCCTGCACACTGGCAATAACTTCGGCGCCCCTGCTTCGCCGACGGCTTATCCAGAACATGGGCATTGCGCCGCTTTATGACGAGGCTGGCCAATATGGCATGAGCCATCGCGCATTCATCCCCCCGAGAAACCTCCGCAAAAAGTGCTGGAATTTATCCAGATTCTGCGAGCAAACCTCACGCCCCGCGGGAATAGATAACGCTGCGGGGTATGCAGTGGGCATTAATTAAATGCCGGCATGAATTCATTTATTTCTTCAGACAAATACATTTCCTAATGTATCTACCTTCGGCATTAGCGAGGTGGCGCTTACATCATTAACCATGTTTTTTTATTATCGGGCCACAGCCGACGACTCAAGTCCAACCCGGCACACAACCTGTTGAGTCTAAACGTTAACCGGGCTGTAACCCCCCGCATGTTAAAGTAGATACAAGACGAAATGCCGATACTGCTGGCATTAGCATACAAACACCACCCAACAATAAATGTGAAGAATGGCGAAACAGTTAGTCGTTCTGCACACCTTTTTAACGAAACATACTTAACATGTGGCCCGTCAGAAACATTGACCACGGAGTTGTCAAGTGCACTCGCAAAAACCCAACGGGATGAACATATTATTAATCGGCGATGATCGTTCTTTGGGTGAAGGCCTTCAGGCTTTTCTTCATCACAACGGTTTTACTTGCATATGGGAGCGTGACATAACGGACATTAAACACATATGGCGATCCGCAAGCCTGGCTATATTAGGCCGACAAATACTTGGCAAAGACAGCACTCGGCTTCTTCCAGGCTTGCTTACGATAAAAGCATTACCTGTGATTATTCTCACGACTTGCGCCGACGTAGAGGAAAAGATTGCCGCACTGGAAGCAGGAGCGCGTGACTACGTCACAAAGCCATTTGCCCATATAGAACTTCTAGCCCGTATACGTGCTCAGATAAGACCCTTGGGTGAGGGAAACCTGGAATCCGGTGAACTTCTGCTAGTCCCCTCCAAACGTTTGGTCTTCTGGAAAGGACAGAAGATTTCTCTTACCCATAAAGAGTTTGAGTTGTTGTTAATCCTTGTACAAATGGCCGGACGTGTTTTTACCAGGGAGGAATTACTTAACCAGGTATGGGGTTATAAAAAATTCCCCTCGACCCGGACGATTGACATGCACATCCTGCAATTGCGGCGAAAAATCCCCAACATCAAAATATCGACCATACATGGCGTTGGTTATCGTCTGGCCGATGACGGACACCCGGACCTTTAATATATTTAACCCCAAGTAACACTCCACTCGGACCCACTGCATTCTCCCTGCATTAACCGCCCTGCTCTTCACAAGTTGGTGTCCCGGACGTATTCCATAAAATCCCGTCCGGGCATGTTGCCAAGTTTGCCGGTTTTGCATAACCGGACCGGCCACTGAAAAGCATCAGGTAAGGAAGGTCGACATGTCTTGGCAAACGGTACGGAATGCCTGGGCAAAATGCGCCGCTTCAGCCTCGCTGAGTACCAAGGGTGGCTGGATACGTATAACCCGGTTGTTATTCGCGGTGACAAAGGTCAGCACGCCGTGCTCCTTCGACAGTTTGATGATGAAGCGCAGTACGAACATCTCCTCAAAGTTCTTCTCCACCTCACTGATCGCCTCCTGGATGTGCTGCCTGGCTTTATCAGAAAGCATTCGGTAGGTACCTGCTGCGTTCCCCGGTATACGACTGGCAAACTCGCGTACGAATGCCTCCACCCCCCCTTGGAAACTGTATTCAAACTCGATGGCAATCATCAGCCCTGTGCCCCGCACCTCGCGAATGAACGGGTAGGCACTGACCACTTCACGCAAGTCGGCCTTGAGCTGGCCACCAACACGGGCGGCATTGCCGGCCAGGTCTTCGTCGATGATCACGTCAAGAGTCGCAAGGGCCGCAGCAGAGGCAAAGTTGCCGCCACCGAAGGTCGAAGTATGCAAGGCGAAGGTGTCGATGCTGCCATAGGCTCGATCCCACAGCGCCGCCCCGGACAGCGTAGCGCCTATGGGCACGGCACCGCCGGAGAGGGATTTTGCCAGCACCAGAATGTCAGGCACCACCTCTTCCCATTCACACGCAAATAATTTGCCGGTACGCCCGAGCCCCGTCTGGATCTCGTCGAGAATCATCAGGCAACCATGGGCACTGCACAGTGCCCGCACCTGTCGCAGATAGCCCGCAGGCGGCAGGATCACCCCGCCCTCACCCTGGACCGGTTCCAGGATAAAAGCACCAATTTGCCCCTGGACCAGGGCCGCTTCCAGAGCAGCAATGTCACCGAAAGGAATCGAATCACAACGTTCCAGCAATGGTTTGAAGGGCTCGCGGTGCTTACTGCGACCGGTCACTGATAACGCGCCCAGAGTCTTGCCGTGGTATCCGTTCTCGCAATACAGCACCCGCGGACGGGCCATGGCAGCCATGGCTAATTTCAACGCGGCTTCTATGGCTTCGGTGCCGGAGTTACTGAAAAACACCCGTTCAAGATTGCCCGGTGCCAGTTCGCAGAGTCGCTGCGCCAGCAAGCTGGTTTGTTGCGGCACCGATACGTATTGCACAAAGGTTGGGTGCTGCTGTTGCAGGTAAGCCTGCAATGCCTGGTTGACCCGCGAATGGTTGTGCCCGGTGTTCAGGCAGCCATAGCCGGCGACAAAATCCAGATAACGGTCGCCATTGAGATCGGTCAGCCAGCATCCACTGCCCCGGGTAAAGACCCGTTCGATATGGTTGAACCGGTAGAACGCCTGCAACACCGGGTTGATGTGCTGGCCAAAGCAGCGCAGGACTTCGTCGCGCACTTGCGGCGCACAATCGCTGGGGGCGGCCTCGGCACCGCGATGGTGAAAGCGGCGCAAGGTCTGAAACGCCTGCGGGTGCAGGCGCTCGCCACTGGAGGCCATCGGCGATGGCGAAAAACCATGTTCGCCGGCGATCCGGCCTATCTCCAGCACCTGCTCCTCGGGCAATTCACGGCCGATGGAAAAAGCTTGCGCGCGGCCTTCCAGAGCCAGAACCAGGGTTTCGGCCAGACAGCCATTGAGGAACTTCTTGGGGGCCAGCCCAAGAGACTCGGTTCCAAAGCGCACGGCCTCGCTGGCGGACACCAGTCCACCGTCGATGATCAGGATGTCGTTGCGGTCGTGATGAAAGGGCAGCACGTCCCTGGGCAAAGCAGCGTCCACCACTACTGAGCCCGGGGCCAGTCGATAAGGGTCGATCACCCCGCCGCTGGAGGTCGCTGCGACGTAGAACAGCACCTCGTCGTAACAGGTAGCGATCTCGGGAGTCAGGCACACCTGAGGGTGCATTTGCACCGGCAGGTAGCTGAGACTTTTATGGCCCTGCTCGACACTGCCCCGGTGCACCAGGCGCAGGCGGCAACCCTTGCGCGCCAGCAGCCTGGCAATAACCAGAGCGATAGAGCCGGGGTAGCCGACCACCGCCACTTCGCAGTCAGCGGGCGACACATCCAGGCGGGCCATGGCTTCAAGCACGTTCTTGTAGGCCGCAAAGGCAGTCAGCGAATTACCGGTGGTCACCGCCACGCCGCTACGGTCCAGCGTTTGCAAACCACGGTTGCCGACAATCGCGGTAAAGCCCCCCAGACCCACCAGCTGGGCACCTTGCGCGCTGAGGCTTTGCACACCTTCCAGTACGCGCTCAGCGATCGTTCGCGGCTGGCTGAGCATCTGCTCGGCGGTGAGCGGCAGGTAATGCAAAATACCTTCGCAGGTAGCACCGGTGGCACTGACGATACGCCCGAAATCAGCGAACGGCACCAGGTTGCGCGGCTTCCAGAGTTGAGATTGATAGCCCAGATTCTGCTCGGCAAGCGTACGGTCCAGCAGGTCGATAATTTTGACTTGACGCTGCAGGCCGATGGAAGTCGGATGGGCAATAAAACCGAATTTCATGGTGGGGTGCTCCCTATGCACGCTCATTGACGGCTCCAAGCGGTTTCCGAGACCAGACTCAAGCCATCGCCCTCCGAGTTGTGGGCCAGCAATACGTCGATAATATTCAATTGCCCGGGACACATCAGAAGGCTGCGCAGGCGTGCCTCATCGAACTTCACCAGGCGTTCGCGGTGCACGCAGATCGAGCCCGCCCGCTCCAGTGAAACGGCCAATGACCCGGCACTGGAGACTGCAACCTGCAACGCGCCGTTATGGGCGTATCGCTTGTCGAGGTAGGTCTGGATCAGCGACAACAGGCCATTGGTTAGATAGAACAGGGTCACGTTGCGTTTTTTTGCACCGCGATCGCCGGCCAGGCCATCGATGAGCCGCGCCTCGATATCCGGCACCAGCGCCCGGGCACCGTCACCGACAAACGCCAGCACGTTGCCCGAGCCGGTCATGGCAATGTAAGGCAGCGCCATAAGACCGTCCCCCATCAAGGCGCGTCCGTACCAGCCGGAAAACCCCGGATCAGTGCGCGGCACATTACGTAGCGCAGAAATGCCACAGCGCCCGACGTCGTAGACGCCAATGTAGCGATAGCCCTGTTGCTCGATCAGCTCGCGCACCAGGTTGCCCAGGCGCAGAAAGAAGTAGTTGGCGGTCATCGGCAGCGTCTCGACCTGGTCCACCGCGACGCTCTCGCTGATACCGGACAACACCTCAAGCTTGGCACGGCGCAGTGCGAGGACCTGCGGTTCGACCTGCAAACCGCGCTCTATATGATCGAGAAAGACATCCAGCGGCACATTGAGCGACAGGTCAGTAAAAGGCGAAACATGACGCGGCTCATGATTGACCTGCACGATCCGCAACTGGCGCTTGAGCTTGCCTTCGGAGAATGGTGTGGCCGCCTGGTCGACCTTGCCCTTTAGAAAGAACACGCAATGGCTTTGCGGCCCGTTGAGCTCATGCCCGGTGTGCATGAAGTGATAGATACGGCGACTGAAACCATACAGGGACAACGGCCCCAGATACTGCGGCACCGGTTGGCCCTTATGGTATGGGCCGACGCTCCCGGGCTGGGTGATGCTGTCGGCCAGGGCAATGGCTGCGCGCTCGGCCAGTACGTAGACTCGCTGGCGTTGCCCGTCGCTGAGCTTGCCGCATTGCCAGAGCAAGTGCAGCGGCTGGTGATTGATCAGATCCAGGGCCTGATCCAGCGCTTGGAGCTGACTGCTGTCGAGGGGGGTATCAAGGGCCGTCCCCCGCCCAGGCAAACCTACATTCAGCGGCTTCCTGGGACGGGACTCCAACACACCTTGGGTAGCAAGGATGAACACCGGCTCCGCCCGCTCGGCGAGCATGGCGAAAGCCTGCTCCAGGCAAGTGCCAACCTCCTCGACCTTGCGGATGAAGACCTGGCGCAAGCCTTTGGCCTCGATCACCCGGCACCCGTTGTTTTCAACGTCGTGGGTGCCCTGGAAGGCGTACCAGACATTCTCCGGGCTGTCGGCACAGATGATCAGCCCCGGCGCACCGAGGCGCTTGAGGTTGGCCAGGGTACCGCGAAACTCGTCAATCATGCCCGACGTCACGGTGATCACATAAGCACGGCCAAACAGCTGCCAGCCAGCCATGGCACTGACCGCCAGACTGTGCTCATTGCACCCGCTGAAGCACCGCACTCCTGTTCCGGTGAGGTTCTGCTGCATGGACTGGATCAACCCTGCAACCATGGAGCCCGTGTATGAATGAAAGTCCCAGTGCTCTTGCCAGCGACTGCGCATGAACCGTGTCACTTCGGTGGCCATGCTCACTGACAGCAACGGGCTGGTAATGGAACGTGCCAGCAGGCGGTTAAAGTGAACGTGCTCCAGGTGATCGAGCACAATGCGCAGCAAGTCCGCGCGCCGAGCGGCACGGTCATCATCAATCACTCGCAGATTACGGTTCCCGCCCACCTGGTTCATCCACCCCGCCAAGGCTGACAAGGCGCAATACATCAGTGCTGAATGGGGCGAGAGGCGCGTGCCGGGCGTAATGGCGATCAGCGCGTCAAACGGGTCTTCGAAGCTGGCCTCGGCCTGCTCACTGAGATCGAGGATAAATATCTGGCTGGACAGTTGCGGGGCCTGGCAACACAGCTGCACCTGTGCCGCCTCGATCGAGGTGAAGCTCATCAGGCACGGCTCAGGCACCACCATGACATCGGGCAGCATTGCTTGCAGGTAGTGCCGGGTCTTGAGGACAAGCATTTGCAGTACCGCCTCGCTTCGCGGTTTTGGCCCCGGCCCGCAGAGCATGCCTTCATTGCCACCCTGCTTCAGCGGCCGGTCAGGTGCACAGGGAGCGGGCTGTCGGCACGCCTGCAACTGTTCAATAACAAAGGTCACATCCTCGATTAGAGTCTGGGCCCGGGTAACGAGACAAATACCTAAGATTGGCTTCATGGACGTATACCTACTCAAGTCGAACTTCCGGTTAAAAGGTTCGCTGTTATCGCCAGTAAGACGCCGTCCAATTCAAACCCGTGCAACTCGCACTTATTGGCGCGCCAATAAATCAGAAAAAATAAAACCGATGGCGCCCCCCGCAGAACCGAGAGCAACCATGACTCCTTGAAAGACAAACAGGTGACGATACAGAGCCCTGCCTGCACCCCATCAATATTGATAACTACGGCAACTATTGCCCGTCCGGGTGTTCAGCAATAACACCCGGATGGTTATATACACTACCGCTCAATTACAGAGCCTGGTATTGACTCCTGTACTCATCGGCGATGCACTTCGATAGCCTGATGATTTGATCCGCCAACTCATCAACCATGGCCAAGTGTTCCTTTTTCATCAGCGTCAGTCTTATACAGCTGACTTCACGAAATACGCCGGTTTCAGATGAAATATCACAGTCTGCCATCGCCACATAAAAACCTGAGGCTTTAAGTTGCTCATACAGTTGGCGTGTCGCAGCGCTGATATCCGCACATTCAATATAAAACACCACGATATCAAGAGCCGGTTCACGAACGACAAGCCTCACGTCATCAACGGCAAAAAGCAGTTCAGACATTTTAACGGCCGCGGTATGACAAGAAAGAAGCACCCGGGAAAACTCCCCCTCTTCTTCTAAAGGGAGACATTGCATGGTGGCCCACAACGCAGCTGCAGCTGCGCCAGGCCGGGAACATTCCAGGGTCTTTTCACCGATGCTGATACCTCGCCGGTCAAAATAAGTGTACGGCGAGTCGTGCGTATATATCGCTTGCGACGTCGACTCGCTGACACCTCTCAACAGCAGTGCGCCACAGCCAAAACCTTGAAGCCCATGTTTATGAGGATCAATGACTATCGAATCCGCGGCGGGCAGAAAGTCGAAAGCTTTTCGGTTACGTCCAGCAAGACGCGCTCGAATCAAATAGAAGTAGCCGCCATAGGCCGCATCGACATGAACTTTAAAATCATGTTCGGCCTTAAGGGAAAATATTTCATCCAGGGGGTCGATTGCACCATTGAGGGTGGTCCCTAAAGTACATACCACCACGGGCACATCTGTAGCCTCCAGTGCAGCCAGTACACCTGACAACGCTATTGAGCACAGGCTGCCGTCTTTGGTGACATCCACTTCAAGGTACTTGAGATCAAGGATATTGGCCGCGCGCTTGTGGGTAAAGTGAGCCCCCTTGCTGCAAATTACCGTGTTGGCTCCCAACGCCCTGTGAATCCACAAGGCCTCAAGATTGCCTATTGTCCCGCCCGAAGTCAGATGCCCCTGATAATGATTCCAGTCCAGCATCCTGGCCATGCTGTCAAGGCACTCAACTTCCATCTTCGTTGTGGCACGCCCTCCGTCATAACTATGATTATTGGGATTGAACTGCATGGCCAGGAAATAGCTCATGACCGCCACATCGCACACATACCCGGACATGTGCCCGGCATAGCGGGGGTGGAAATAGGGGTCGTTATCGCCCAGCCGGGTTAAA
Coding sequences within it:
- a CDS encoding aminotransferase class III-fold pyridoxal phosphate-dependent enzyme, with amino-acid sequence MKFGFIAHPTSIGLQRQVKIIDLLDRTLAEQNLGYQSQLWKPRNLVPFADFGRIVSATGATCEGILHYLPLTAEQMLSQPRTIAERVLEGVQSLSAQGAQLVGLGGFTAIVGNRGLQTLDRSGVAVTTGNSLTAFAAYKNVLEAMARLDVSPADCEVAVVGYPGSIALVIARLLARKGCRLRLVHRGSVEQGHKSLSYLPVQMHPQVCLTPEIATCYDEVLFYVAATSSGGVIDPYRLAPGSVVVDAALPRDVLPFHHDRNDILIIDGGLVSASEAVRFGTESLGLAPKKFLNGCLAETLVLALEGRAQAFSIGRELPEEQVLEIGRIAGEHGFSPSPMASSGERLHPQAFQTLRRFHHRGAEAAPSDCAPQVRDEVLRCFGQHINPVLQAFYRFNHIERVFTRGSGCWLTDLNGDRYLDFVAGYGCLNTGHNHSRVNQALQAYLQQQHPTFVQYVSVPQQTSLLAQRLCELAPGNLERVFFSNSGTEAIEAALKLAMAAMARPRVLYCENGYHGKTLGALSVTGRSKHREPFKPLLERCDSIPFGDIAALEAALVQGQIGAFILEPVQGEGGVILPPAGYLRQVRALCSAHGCLMILDEIQTGLGRTGKLFACEWEEVVPDILVLAKSLSGGAVPIGATLSGAALWDRAYGSIDTFALHTSTFGGGNFASAAALATLDVIIDEDLAGNAARVGGQLKADLREVVSAYPFIREVRGTGLMIAIEFEYSFQGGVEAFVREFASRIPGNAAGTYRMLSDKARQHIQEAISEVEKNFEEMFVLRFIIKLSKEHGVLTFVTANNNRVIRIQPPLVLSEAEAAHFAQAFRTVCQDMSTFLT
- a CDS encoding LysR family transcriptional regulator, which produces MQLEWLEDFIELARTRSLSRAAENRCVTHPAFGRRIRALEEWVGSALIERKQPLSLTPCGVLFLDAATQSLALLTAVRAQFQGTTLSRDEPVRIATGRTLACDFFPDWYQSLNRQLGSFPVSLVTSGAQEAISKLSAGEVDLLLSFSSPLTQTLMDPQRFDSRVLASEELLPVSAPDAHGQPRQQIAVDSSALTIPWLAFSPTLALRGVLAQHLEQLPQRLALRMVYQADSYDAILEMAKRGIGLAWLPRMVVKGALESGDLLIAGSAEFRVSFDVSLHRLRANQSELVMKIWNSL
- a CDS encoding decarboxylase: MKPILGICLVTRAQTLIEDVTFVIEQLQACRQPAPCAPDRPLKQGGNEGMLCGPGPKPRSEAVLQMLVLKTRHYLQAMLPDVMVVPEPCLMSFTSIEAAQVQLCCQAPQLSSQIFILDLSEQAEASFEDPFDALIAITPGTRLSPHSALMYCALSALAGWMNQVGGNRNLRVIDDDRAARRADLLRIVLDHLEHVHFNRLLARSITSPLLSVSMATEVTRFMRSRWQEHWDFHSYTGSMVAGLIQSMQQNLTGTGVRCFSGCNEHSLAVSAMAGWQLFGRAYVITVTSGMIDEFRGTLANLKRLGAPGLIICADSPENVWYAFQGTHDVENNGCRVIEAKGLRQVFIRKVEEVGTCLEQAFAMLAERAEPVFILATQGVLESRPRKPLNVGLPGRGTALDTPLDSSQLQALDQALDLINHQPLHLLWQCGKLSDGQRQRVYVLAERAAIALADSITQPGSVGPYHKGQPVPQYLGPLSLYGFSRRIYHFMHTGHELNGPQSHCVFFLKGKVDQAATPFSEGKLKRQLRIVQVNHEPRHVSPFTDLSLNVPLDVFLDHIERGLQVEPQVLALRRAKLEVLSGISESVAVDQVETLPMTANYFFLRLGNLVRELIEQQGYRYIGVYDVGRCGISALRNVPRTDPGFSGWYGRALMGDGLMALPYIAMTGSGNVLAFVGDGARALVPDIEARLIDGLAGDRGAKKRNVTLFYLTNGLLSLIQTYLDKRYAHNGALQVAVSSAGSLAVSLERAGSICVHRERLVKFDEARLRSLLMCPGQLNIIDVLLAHNSEGDGLSLVSETAWSRQ
- a CDS encoding MFS transporter, which produces MTVQSSAVPSVRAATKRGPWKEIVAASVGNALEFYDLLIYGYFAVVISKQFFPSDNETTSLLLAVGSFGISFLMRPLGAIVLGSYADRAGRKASLTMSILLMLLGTAIITFAPTYEQIGLLAPLLIIVARMLQGFSTGGEFGAATAFMVEHADAKRRGFFASWQLSTQGLATVLAAGVSALLSYVLSDVQLNTWGWRVAFGIGLLIGPVGFYIRTQIDETPDFKKTVANIAVKTPLRDVLIKGHVSLLLAIGVVAGATAFNYVHKLYMPIYALKQLHIAATSSYLGALMTGITLMIMAPVFGGLSDQYGRFRVLTIALLITGFSSYPMFVLLNTFPSLSTLLMVQAIVGVLIAACLGPIPAMLADIFPTSIRGTGLALSYNFSVTLFGGFAPLIVTWMIDATGNKLAPSFYVMATVLVSVLAIICLGRRMRGISPAAS
- a CDS encoding pyridoxal phosphate-dependent decarboxylase family protein; amino-acid sequence: MLSRKNLEILVAAQKRLYCTFPELPSFEQRWDFETDGVIQALLTRLGDNDPYFHPRYAGHMSGYVCDVAVMSYFLAMQFNPNNHSYDGGRATTKMEVECLDSMARMLDWNHYQGHLTSGGTIGNLEALWIHRALGANTVICSKGAHFTHKRAANILDLKYLEVDVTKDGSLCSIALSGVLAALEATDVPVVVCTLGTTLNGAIDPLDEIFSLKAEHDFKVHVDAAYGGYFYLIRARLAGRNRKAFDFLPAADSIVIDPHKHGLQGFGCGALLLRGVSESTSQAIYTHDSPYTYFDRRGISIGEKTLECSRPGAAAAALWATMQCLPLEEEGEFSRVLLSCHTAAVKMSELLFAVDDVRLVVREPALDIVVFYIECADISAATRQLYEQLKASGFYVAMADCDISSETGVFREVSCIRLTLMKKEHLAMVDELADQIIRLSKCIADEYRSQYQAL
- a CDS encoding response regulator transcription factor: MHSQKPNGMNILLIGDDRSLGEGLQAFLHHNGFTCIWERDITDIKHIWRSASLAILGRQILGKDSTRLLPGLLTIKALPVIILTTCADVEEKIAALEAGARDYVTKPFAHIELLARIRAQIRPLGEGNLESGELLLVPSKRLVFWKGQKISLTHKEFELLLILVQMAGRVFTREELLNQVWGYKKFPSTRTIDMHILQLRRKIPNIKISTIHGVGYRLADDGHPDL
- a CDS encoding M14 family metallopeptidase, giving the protein MKTLEQVRAALTPYPVEVEFPDIEPWKTGNCGIDYVHSFDSGQPGPHVLIMALTHGNEVSGAIAVDTLLRSGVRPRQGRLSLAFGNVEAYHRFNPQDIDATRFVDEDMNRVWLPAALDGERDSVELRRARELRPLIDSVDLLLDIHSMHEESAPLMMCGACSKGLEFARSLGVPATVVADAGHANGRRMRDYGGFGDAASHKNALLIETGQHFSKKSEHVALDVAARFLIATKAVAEADVQGFLSQQQPVTQQFLQVTEPVIASSMDFSFSEDFRGLERIARAGTVIARDGQREIVTPYDNCVLIQPSLRHLGQGVTVVRLARVLAI